From Microplitis mediator isolate UGA2020A chromosome 11, iyMicMedi2.1, whole genome shotgun sequence, one genomic window encodes:
- the LOC130677990 gene encoding general odorant-binding protein 56a-like — translation MKIFAVIIAVCFVGAVVAIGDLTEEERVKLDEHAKACVNETGFYDTNADTGKKDKWITYGFKLQCYFSCMLKKMNIMNEDGALNEEMIRKKMADELPADQIDVVYTKCKDLKGANMCETAMVIMKCYDDERALLKPTEKSV, via the exons atgaaaatattcgCTGTTATAATTGCTGTTTGCTTTGTTGGTGCTGTAGTAGCTATA GGCGATCTCACTGAAGAAGAAAGAGTAAAGCTTGACGAACACGCAAAAGCTTGTGTAAATGAAACTGGTTTTTATGACa CCAACGCTGACACAGGCAAGAAAGACAAATGGATAACGTACGGGTTTAAACTTCAGTGTTACTTCTCTTGCATGCTGAAGAAAATGAACATc ATGAATGAGGATGGAGCATTGAACGAAGAGATGATTCGCAAGAAGATGGCCGATGAGTTGCCAGCAGACCAAATTGACGTCGTTTATACGAAATGCAAAGATTtga agggCGCGAATATGTGCGAGACTGCCATGGTGATAATGAAGTGTTACGATGATGAAAGAGCCTTACTAAAGCCAACTGAAAAGAGcgtttga
- the LOC130677993 gene encoding uncharacterized protein LOC130677993 — protein sequence MKIFAVILAVCFVGALAELNEEEKAKLHEYRTACLTEIGSYEDQVSNAPDGNWIVYGLQLQCFSSCMLMKIKAMNEDGTLNEEIIRKRMANDVPADKIDAVIMKCKDLKGANICETGMMIMRCCTNEKIFTQITEKSN from the exons atgaaaatatttgcaGTTATATTGGCTGTATGCTTTGTTGGTGCTCTG GCCGAGCTCAATGAAGAAGAAAAAGCTAAGCTTCACGAATACAGAACAGCTTGTCTAACTGAAATTGGTTCTTATGAGg accaAGTTTCCAATGCTCCGGACGGCAACTGGATAGTATACGGCCTTCAACTTCAGTGTTTCTCCTCTTGCATGCTGATGAAAATCAAAGCc ATGAATGAGGATGGAACATTGAACGAAGAGATAATTCGCAAGAGGATGGCCAACGATGTGCCAGCAGACAAAATTGACGCCGTTATTATGAAATGCAAAGACttga agggCGCTAACATTTGCGAGACCGGAATGATGATTATGAGGTGTTGCACTAATGAAAAAATCTTCACTCAGATAACTGAAAAGAGCAAttga
- the LOC130677958 gene encoding uncharacterized protein LOC130677958, protein MLRVLYVLLLSTIYVSSFSFVNIISYAKYLYPRNLTYLNNGAGGNELWRGILRDCNKKLTFSCLQKNAYSYLDNTLGDYDNITVFDGFLLTKNNLNYDTCSKNCEDEMEEEENFVDQGRSKKDDGDYDDEQGYKEPKTPLEEITSALRDRTVKFLATRDYEIQLPEFIFDKAKIKISPKEIDRDGALVRVDFGSRGLEHGRIFKKIRKFIQNRLLLSFLALILIIKLIKVKFMFIIPFLFGIGTAKKIFLKLLLFFIPAFAHVFKLCSSYYNSHTKYHHHHHHQIAHHHHHVPVPVPVPAPVPAPTYYDPHHHSPHPPYHDEEFEGYDYAHPHIQLRKDMEELKEWGIDSFTDLHDDNLSNKLSPVQHNYSPPYLGPKPVNGPVQLGQPVNVPSHGQNLAYSGYLEDQKLNRRVSGGSVGVGPGIVPSVPVPSVQVGLNTPSIKHTPVAPARNDLKATHTLINSNNNNMQQVHPVFVQHSHQPVTNPQQQTQINNKRLTQQHVQTQVTNKKNTGELGQVTNQVDRVAIHDDTFYGPILHRLDDIFLQLKFSEEPCKERLICSMYKNPGIYSPHSNIVSNELSRDPQELKRKVTGSASSQRFYRYVTAARLGQEGGDCLRNYPCHINTE, encoded by the exons ATGTTAAGGGTATTGTATGTTTTGTTATTGTCGACGATATATGTCAGCTCGTttagttttgtaaatattataagtTATGCTAAATATTTGTACCCGCGAAATTTGACTTATTTGAATAATGGCGCGGGCGGCAACGAATTGTGGAGAGGAATTTTGAGAgattgtaacaaaaaattaactttttcgtgcttacaaaaaaatgcataCAGCTATTTGGACAATACGCTTGGTGACTATGACAACATAACGGTTTTTGACGGGTTTTTGTtgaccaaaaataatttgaattatgacACGTGTTCGAAGAACTGTGAGGATGAGATGGAAGAGGAAGAAAATTTTGTCGATCAGGGTCGGAGTAAAAAAGATGATGGTGATTATGATGATGAACAGGGTTACAAAGAACCCAAAACACCATTGGAAGAAATAACATCGGCGCTAAGAGACCGGACGGTTAAATTTTTGGCCACGCGCGATTATGAAATCCAGCTTccggaatttatttttgacaaagcgaaaataaaaataagcccGAAGGAAATAGATCGAGATGGGGCACTAGTACGAGTTGATTTTGGGTCACGTGGACTCGAGCATGggagaattttcaaaaaaattc GTAAATTTATCCAGAACCGGTTGCTCCTGAGTTTCCTGGCTCTGATATTGATCATTAAATTGATTAAGGTCAAGTTTATGTTCATAATACCATTTTTGTTTGGAATTGGAAcggctaaaaaaatatttttgaaacttttgcTCTTCTTCATACCAGCATTCGCTCATGTATTTAAATTGTGCTCGAGTTATTACAACTCCCATACAAAGTATCATCATCACCACCACCATcag ATcgctcatcatcatcatcacgtTCCAGTTCCCGTTCCAGTACCGGCTCCAGTGCCAGCACCCACGTACTACGATCCACATCATCATTCACCTCACCCGCCTTATCACGACGAGGAATTCGAAGGTTACGATTACGCACATCCGCACATTCAGCTCCGTAAAGACATGGAGGAGTTGAAAGAATGGGGAATCGATTCCTTTACTGATCTCCACGACGATAATTTGAGTAACAAATTATCGCCGGTCCAGCATAATTACAGTCCCCCGTATCTGGGCCCTAAGCCCGTAAATGGGCCAGTGCAACTGGGACAGCCAGTAAATGTGCCGTCTCATGGTCAAAATTTGGCTTACAGTGGATACCTGGAGGATCAAAAGTTGAATCGGCGGGTATCGGGTGGATCTGTGGGCGTTGGACCTGGAATAGTGCCCAGTGTTCCAGTTCCTTCGGTACAAGTTGGACTTAATACTCCGTCAATTAAACACACTCCCGTTGCACCAGCGCGTAATGATTTAAAGGCAACTCATACTCTTAttaacagcaacaacaacaacatgcAACAAGTGCATCCCGTTTTTGTGCAACACTCGCATCAGCCGGTTACAAATCCTCAGCAACAAAcacaaataaacaataaaagacTCACGCAGCAACACGTACAGACCCAAGtgacgaataaaaaaaataccggTGAGCTCGGTCAAGTTACTAATCAAGTTGACCGTGTCGCGATCCACGACGATACTTTTTATGGACCAATACTACATAGGCttgatgatatatttttacaacttAAATTCAGTGAAGAGCCTTGTAAGGAGAGACTCATTTGTAGCATGTACAAAAATCCTGGAATTTATTCACCGCACAGTAATATTGTGTCTAATGAATTGtcgag agacCCACAAGAATTGAAGCGTAAAGTTACTGGTAGCGCCTCCAGTCAACGATTCTATCGGTATGTCACAGCTGCACGTTTGGGACAAGAAGGAGGAGATTGTCTGAGAAATTATCCATGTCATATAAATACCGAGTGA
- the LOC130677962 gene encoding uncharacterized protein LOC130677962: protein MRDVYLVTGSCYKKLYFSLFIFGLICSARSDENPRDLKEEKVKVLGKFGADNFGNKVNLLETADLNGFSGRASKDRQFGHEGEGEGEGESERFNEIKEGKHVFDYERNGVRLDVRIVPVVNETVEEEDDHFPMIPVRDLGKCVLDLSISCVRDRVARYIDAIGRLKYVNLIGKYVKFIKVRNSSPMRRFIDPRAIGTSTQIDRSIDDFFDKFILRINFPKWNPRRREQNQIDFTFGENAIVEGRGGKGGGGGKGGGKGGKGCKQMMMCMMMALKMKMIAMMGFMAMKGLMMAGASMMMTKAMLVMKMMSFKGWPSGGGGGHGGGGGGAPLKEIVLLTKASDGGGGGHGGGGGGGGYGGGGGHGGGGGGHGGGGGGHISPPPTSYGPPSSGGGGGGGYDYSGGGGGGGWGRSFNNRLSMSTFSDQYSNPTNQQIEDDNISIINVYPDSGDKINDSDSRHHNSGTHDSQENIGEVVQLNDDSLDNKKPIVIMDDNKSHEGITNHANAKKNIYASNWRNYEETQGMWDNTNSIIATRIKKNK from the exons ATGAGGGACGTGTACTTAGTAACCGGAAGCTGTTACAAAAAGTTATACTTCAGTCTATTTATTTTCGGTCTTATTTGTTCCGCGCGCTCCGATGAAAACCCGCGGGATTTAAAAGAGGAAAAAGTGAAGGTGCTGGGAAAATTTGGTGCTGATAATTTTGGAAACAAAGTAAATCTTTTGGAAACGGCCGATCTGAATGGATTTTCGGGGCGCGCTTCGAAGGACAGACAGTTTGGTCATGAGGGTGAAGGTGAGGGTGAGGGTGAGAGTGAACGCTTCAATGAGATAAAAGAGGGTAAGCATGTGTTCGACTATGAGAGAAATGGAGTCAGATTGGATGTACGCATTGTGCCGGTGGTTAATGAGACCGTTGAGGAAGAAGACGATCATTTTCCGATGATACCGGTCCGAGATTTGGGAAAGTGTGTTTTGGATTTGTCGATTAGCTGCGTCAGAGATCGGGTTGCACGTTATATTGACGCGATTGGACGACTCAAGTATGTTAATTTGATTGGGAAGTATGTTAAGTTCATTAAAGTGAGAAACAGTTCGCCGATGAGAAGGTTCATTGACCCCCGGGCTATTGGGACCAGCACCCAAATCGACCGAAGTATTGACgacttttttgataaatttattttgaggaTTAATTTTCCAAAGTGGAATCCCAGAAGGAGGGAACAGAATCAAATCGATTTTACTTTTGGTGAAAATGCTATTGTTGAAG ggaGAGGTGGAAAAGGCGGCGGGGGTGGTAAAGGAGGTGGTAAAGGCGGCAAAGGATGCAAACAAATGATGATGTGTATGATGATGGCGTTGAAAATGAAGATGATTG CTATGATGGGATTCATGGCAATGAAAGGACTAATGATGGCAGGAGCCTCGATGATGATGACCAAAGCGATGCTGGTGATGAAAATGATGAGTTTCAAAGGCTGGCCATCTGGTGGAGGCGGAGGCCACGGCGGCGGTGGTGGGGGAG CGCCCTTGAAGGAGATCGTTCTGTTGACCAAAGCATCGGATGGAGGTGGAGGAGGCCATGGCGGTGGGGGTGGGGGTGGAGGTTACGGTGGCGGAGGAGGTCACGGTGGCGGTGGTGGAGGTCATGGTGGTGGTGGAGGAGGTCACATTTCACCACCACCGACTAGTTACGGTCCCCCTTCAAGTGGCGGTGGAGGCGGCGGTGGTTACGATTATAGCGGTGGTGGGGGTGGTGGTGGTTGGGGCCGCAGCTTCAACAATCGACTTTCCATGTCAACTTTCTCGGATCAATATTCAAACCCCACAAACCAACAGATTGAGGATGACAACATTTCAATCATCAACGTCTATCCTGATTCCGGAGATAAGATCAATGACAGCGACAGTCGTCATCACAACTCCGGGACTCATGATAGTCAAGAAAACATCGGCGAAGTGGTTCAATTAAACGATGACTCGCTTGACAATAAAAAACCTATTGTTATTATGGATGATAACAAAAGTCATGAAGGAATTACTAATCATGCCAatgctaagaaaaatatttacgcTAGTAACTGGAGAAATTACGAAGAAACTCAAGGAATGTGGGATAACACTAATTCAATAATTGCTActcgtattaaaaaaaataaataa
- the LOC130677973 gene encoding uncharacterized protein LOC130677973, producing the protein MDSRMLVGIYLVIGIFGHGYGEINPKSWKQSVEDANLKGDYKENKETAMNRDCIKSYSMTCLKLDVVSFVDKISEQQNLGLFPGISVIKENNTANVPASELVANLARDFPNDVEKRLDAFLVHKIGTYLNSHSISIKLFDAKTLEDARNLNQEVKSFGIFGTDSETDTGRGKKDKGGMSTLTAGLMMMKGTLGALGFGALAMLAGKALMTGLMALMLSAIVGLKSLTSSSEKKTTYEVIAKPVYTNTHSHSSEEHHAGHGYGHSGYGRSIDLSDSLVQESIQKYGNPRNRRGV; encoded by the exons atggatTCACGGATGTTAGTGGGTATATATTTGGTCATAGGAATTTTTGGACATGGATACGGTGAAATAAACCCGAAAAGTTGGAAGCAATCTGTCGAGGATGCCAATTTGAAGGGAGATTACAAAGAAAACAAAGAAACTGCAATGAATAGAGACTGCATAAAATCCTACAGCATGACGTGTCTGAAACTTGACGTCGTTTCGTTTGTGGACAAAATTTCGGAGCAACAAAACTTGGGATTGTTCCCTGGAATTTCCGTGATCAAGGAAAATAATACGGCCAATGTACCGGCTTCGGAGCTCGTTGCCAATTTGGCCCGCGATTTTCCAAATGATGTCGAAAAAAGATTAGACGCTTTTCTGGTCCACAAAATTGGGACGTATTTGAACAGTCATTCGATTTCTATAAAACTTTTTGATGCCAAAACACTTGAAGACGCGCGAAATTTGAACCAAGAAGTCAAGAGTTTTGGAATTTTTGGCACCGACTCGGAAACGg ATACAGGCCGTGGAAAAAAAGACAAGGGAGGAATGAGCACCCTCACAGCCGGACTTATGATGATGAAAGGAACCCTCGGAGCCCTAGGATTCGGTGCCCTAGCGATGCTAGCCGGCAAAGCCCTGATGACAGGTCTGATGGCGCTGATGCTCTCAGCGATAGTCGGCCTGAAATCCTTGACCAGCAGCTCCGAGAAGAAAACCACCTACGAAGTGATCGCGAAACCCGTTTACACCAACACCCACTCCCACAGCAGCGAAGAACATCACGCAGGTCACGGTTATGGGCACTCGGGTTACGGGAGGTCAATTGACCTCTCAGACTCACTGGTCCAGGAGAGCATCCAGAAGTACGGCAACCCCCGAAATCGACGTGGCGTCTAA
- the LOC130677985 gene encoding uncharacterized protein LOC130677985 translates to MKKKFIILLCVVAIARGDSEDVETIETKMVRKMEELKKLHSIKIFGDIVTLEKLDDSDVVNDRSKRTDDPLVARVDEFLATRKIKLTFPSDGSAADLFARALGKKSIDIELRGLTTGASEGRTKLKRMVLPVLLALKLKALIVLPIIITLIGLVGIKGLGVGLAALLLSSAVALKALLTPPPSYPARVSYGVVKPEIYHEHWHRSQEEVNQPYKAWAPELPIDPYPYHDLPLK, encoded by the exons atgaaaaaaaaatttatcattttgctTTGCGTTGTTGCGATCGCGAGGGGTGACTCCGAGGACGTCGAGACGATCGAGACCAAGATGGTTCGCAAAATGGAGGAGCTCAAAAAACTGcatagtattaaaatttttggagacATTGTTACGCTTGAGAAATTAGATGACAGTGATGTTGTTAATGATCGGTCGAAGCGCACTGACGATCCGCTCGTCGCGAGGGTTGACGAATTTTTGGCCAcgaggaaaataaaattgacattCCCGAGTGACGGTTCCGCTGCGGATTTATTCGCTCGCGCTTTGGGGAAAAAAAGTATCGATATCGAATTGCGTGGTCTGACTACTGGCGCATCTGAAG GAAGAACAAAATTAAAGAGGATGGTGTTACCAGTATTACTAGCATTGAAACTCAAGGCCTTGATAGTCTtgccaataataataactttgaTCGGTCTTGTGGGAATAAAGGGCCTCGGCGTAGGCTTAGCGGCCCTTTTGCTGTCAAGTGCCGTTGCCCTCAAGGCTCTTTTGACTCCACCACCGTCTTATCCAGCCCGGGTGAGCTACGGGGTGGTCAAGCCCGAGATCTACCACGAGCACTGGCATCGCTCCCAGGAGGAAGTGAACCAGCCCTACAAAGCCTGGGCACCCGAGCTCCCCATCGACCCTTACCCCTATCACGACTTgcctttaaaataa
- the LOC130677976 gene encoding uncharacterized protein LOC130677976, with product MNKFVIFCLLVASAVAVPAPNADHNSGSLDCLGLDDNMLSCFVIKANSAISRAARSGSFELIPGVTFNRDTPLERTGKALETETDLINSLPRETSDRALKLVAMIYDSAVSFLKSHSLKINVPEESISRSLNEGRAKIKKMILPLIAAAGVKVFALIPILLGGLGLLVLKALIVGKVALLLAGVMMFQKLFGSGAVGSGSSVGSIFGKAPYAQPAPVAAYYDAPSSSNQWAPNVATTNNGYQYKRSFNDEKNAQKLAFSAHVPADSE from the exons atgaataaattcgtGATCTTCTGTCTCCTCGTGGCCTCGGCCGTCGCCGTACCAGCCCCCAACGCCGACCACAACTCCGGCAGCTTGGATTGTCTTGGATTAGATGACAATATGTTGAGTTGTTTTGTCATTAAAGCGAACAGTGCGATCTCCAGAGCCGCCAGATCTGGTTCTTTTGAACTCATCCCTGGAGTCACTTTCAATCGCGACACTCCAc TTGAACGAACGGGCAAAGCTCTTGAGACAGAAACGGATTTAATTAACTCCCTGCCAAGAGAGACGTCCGACAGAGCGTTGAAACTCGTGGCCATGATCTATGACTCAGCTGTATCCTTCCTCAAGAGCCACAGTCTCAAGATCAATGTTCCAGAAGAGTCAATCTCACGCTCCCTCAATgaag GTCGCGccaaaataaagaaaatgattttgcccCTGATCGCAGCCGCTGGAGTTAAAGTATTCGCATTGATCCCAATTTTACTTGGAGGACTCGGTCTTTTGGTACTTAAAGCTTTGATTGTTGGCAAAGTCGCTCTACTTCTTGCCGGAGTGATGATGTTCCAAAAACTTTTCGGCAGCGGAGCCGTAGGATCTGGATCCAGTGTCGGCAGCATCTTCGGCAAAGCTCCTTACGCTCAACCAGCACCAGTAGCTGCCTACTACGACGCTCCCAGTTCATCAAACCAATGGGCTCCAAATGTCGCTACCACCAACAACGGATATCAATACAAAAGGAGCTTCAACGATGAGAAGAACGCACAGAAACTCGCTTTCTCAGCTCACGTACCAGCTGACAGCGAATAA